The Sphingobacteriales bacterium genomic interval AATTATCGGAAATATTGAATTAAACGTAGAATTTCCACCTGAATAAATCAATAATGGCGTTACCGACAATGGAAAAGAGGCTATTAAAAACCAGCCAAGTTGAAATTCCTTTTTCCTGAAAAGCCAGACCATGACCGGAAACAACAGCCAGCCACAGTATCTGAAAGGCAGGGAATTGCTGAAAATCCGAAGAATTCTTTTCAAAAGAATTCCCAGGTACCAAAATGGATCATGCCTGATGTCAGACAATACTTTTTCTTTTACAATCGGCTCATATTCAGGGATTTCTTCAAATTTTACATAATAAAGGCTATCCTGATCGTAATAGGCATCAAGGTGATATTTTCCCGAATATTTGTAGTTTATGCCGGTTTTTAGCCGGAGTAGTGGCAGGGCATAATGATAAGCTACCGTATCCTCCCATCGATAGCCGTATTTGGTATCGAAATCCCCAAGTCCGCAAAAGACAGGATGCCAGAAACTATGTGCTGAAGCTCTCTTGCCGTTGTAGGGATGTCCGCCTTTTTCGATAACCAGCTGAGTGGTTTTATCAAATTTTTTGTCAAAATAATTTCTCACCAACATCCTCATGGAAAAAAATGAAACGGACAAAATACTGATCAACAATATTTTATGATAAATTCTTAAGCTTTTAGATGTCAGATAAATCAAGAAAGCGGAAAAAATGACTACCAGAATTTCTCCCCTGATTTCTGTAAAAAATGCAATGATGATTCCTGAGGCTAAAGGCACTAAAAAACCTGATTTTTTTAAATTTTTACCGAAAATGAAAGAGGCATTAAGTCCGGAAATCAACAAAAACACCGATCCCAACAATGCAAAAATATTTTTTTCCCTGAAAACGGCATACTGATAAAAAGGTGTCAGCATGACGATGAACACTATCAGCAGCCCCGGCAAGCCCTTCCCGTTTCTGTAAAAGCCAATGAAGAATATCATTAATGAAGCTATGAAAACCAGTGAATTAAAAAGTTTCAGTTTGGGATTCTCAGGGCCTTCAACAAGGGCATCAGGTAAAAAGGCAAAAATTCTGGCATTTTCTCCCATACGCGACCAGTGGCGATATTCCATGATCAGATTTTGTCCACGGGTTTGTATGAGTCTTTTAGCTCCTTCTTTTGAATAATCAGAGGGTGTCAGGGTATCAAGAGTAGCAAGCGGAAAATTTCCGGTGTAATAATAGAAATAAAGAAAATGCATGGCCATCTGATAAGAAAAACCTGTGGTATAAAGCCTGACCTGCTTTTTTTTCAGGGAAGGACCGGAAAGATATAAAATACAGCAAATCAATAATATAAGTAACAATCCTATGTTTCTGAATTTAGTACTATATTGAAATTCCAACAGTTTGAGCTGTCTGATAATTCTGTTCACCGGATTTTTTCCTGCCTTTACCGGATTGTACATATTTAAACGTCAGATTAAGTTTATTTTTGCATTCAAAAGTAAGTCTGCCTGTTAAATCTGCCAGCAATAATATGAGATATAAAAACCAGGTCGTATTTTTTATTCTGATTTTAGCAGAAAGCCTACTGCTGACCGTCTGGAGAGGAAAAACAGGTGTTTATTTGAGCCCTTTGCTCATTTTTTTTATCTCATTATCTGTTGGGATGTTTCCACTGTTTTTCCGGTCTGAAAAATTTTCCCCAACAAAGGAAAAATCATCTATATTATTGATTATCAACATAATAAGTTTAATCTCACTTACCATTCTTATTCTGTTTTTATTTGCAGCCATTTTCAGAAAAAATCCCGTTAATCCTGCCTTATCAGATATTATTCCTACCGTTGACATATTAAGCCACCGGCTTCTGGCAGGAGAAGACCCCTATCAGTTAATCACTGAATATGGCTATCATATCCCCCCGACTTACCTGCCTTTTCAATGGCTGCCATTTGTCATTTCATCTTTCTTCGGCTTCGGCCATCGCTGGATACCTGTTGTTTTCTGGCTCATCAGCCTGCTGTTTTATGAAATATACGTTTTTAACTCCATAAAATCTGAATTGCCCCGTTTTTTGGCTTCATTGCTGCCTCTTTTGATTTTACTGATTTTCGTGCTTGATTTTCCTCAGATGTTTGCCGTCAGCATTGAATTGCTTCCTGCGGCTTATTACATCCTGTTTGGCTTATCTCTGCTCAGTTCAAATATCTTTCTGAAAAGTTTTGCAGTCACCTTACCCCTGTTGAGCCGTTTTTCTTTTATAGTGTGGCTTCCTGTCTGGTTTGTCAGCCTGCTGAAAACAGAAAAAATCAGGAAACTGTTACTTTTTGCAGGGATTGCAATGATGGTTATTCTGTCTGTTTATATCCTGCCATTTTTATCAAAACGCCCCGCAACACTCATAGATGGCATGAAATATTATACTACGTCTGCCCTTGGCGAATGGATGCCAAAAGATTATCAGAAAGCCGGAGAAAAACCGGTTCATCTTTTCAGAGGTGTGGGTTTTGCCTGTTATTTCTACGATTTTTATCCGGGAAGTATCCGTAACAGACTCTCAGCCCTGAAAAAAACACAGCTTTCTCTGGTTATTTTGACATCTTTAATCTTGATTTTCTTTGTTTTAAGAAAAAAAAAACCGGATTGTCTGTCTTTATACCTGCTCTCTTCATTAAAAATATACCTGACAGTTTTTTATGCCTTCATTCAGGTGCCTTATGTTTATCTTCAGCTCGTACCGGTTTTTATCTCTGCCATATTATTTTCAGGCTATCTGACAATACACGGCTCCAATACAAAAATTATTAGTGATGCTTAGAAAAACGACAATATTTACTTTGCTGAACAGCATTCTTTTGTTTACGTACGGGCAAAACAAAATTGGTTTGACCCTGACAGGTGGAACATTTTCAAATTATTCATTTTCAAAGATTTATCTGATAACTGACGGTACTTCCGACTCCAATGAATCCTGCGTCAGCCTGCGACCTTTTTATTCCTTTCAGGCCGGCCTTTGCTTCAATTATTATCCACATGAAAAATTTTTTATCACAACAGGCTTTAATTATGTTTACCGTTATATCGACATCAATCTGTTTCCCTATAATGTTCCCTTTATTTATACAGGCACAAAACTTCAGACTTTTCAAATCCCTTTGAAAGCAGACTACATCTTATTCAGGTCGAGAAATAATCTCTCTGCAGGATTAAGCACCGGCATCAACATTTCCTTTTATAAGGCTGAAAATCAGGAATTTGGAAAGTGGCAAAACACCATTGTCATGACCAAACTTATCCGTGATGGCTTTTTCTACACCCTGAAACTGCCTGAATCGCTAAGTCCTGAATGGCTTGGCAGCATTGATTTTGGCTTACCCCTTACGAGCAAACTGAATTTAAGAACACATCTGTTTTTCACCTGTCCGTTTATCAAAAACCTCGGTCATGAATTGTTTTACTACAAGCGGATTGATACTTCTGTCATAGCCGACAAGGAATTTACTTTTTATGAAAGGGACATCAGGGTGGGTCTGGAAATAGATTTTGAGTTTCGTCCTGAATGCTTTTTCAATTGTAACAAATAAAATGATTGCATCGTTAAAATAAAACATGGTATTAATCTTTAAAAAATCTTAAAAATGAATAAGCCTATGAGTCAAGGTATTTTCTGGGGCATACTGATTATCATTCTCGGTATTGTCTTATTAATCAAGCAGTTAGCTAATCTCGACATCCCTGTTTTCAGGGTCATGCTGGGTGTGTTTCTGGTCATGCTGGGCATCAGGTTATTGTTTTTCGACAGTTTTAAATTTGGCCATCAGAGTGGTGGAGATGTGGTCTTTGGCAACAAGGAAATGAGATTTGATCCTGAAATCAAAAAATATGACTGTGTTTTCGGCTCAATGACCGTTGACATTTCGAATATTGACTACAGTCCTGAAGACAATTATGAGTTCAATGCAGTTTTTGGTGAGCTGAACATTGTGGTCAATCCAAAGACCTATGTCAAACTGAAAAGCGATGTCGTACTGGGAAATATCGAAATTCCCCAATCTGTTCGCTCTTATGGTTATGAAGATCAGGTGGATAGCAACAGTATTATGTTCAAGGCAAAAGCAGCAGCTGTATTCGGGAGTATTAAGTTTATAGTCAAATAGGATTCAACTACTGATACCTGATTTTCCGCCCGATTTTCAGGATGGTGTTTCTATTAATCCCATTGAGGCGGCAAAGCGTATCGATGGATACTCCATACATTCTGCTGATTTTATAAAGGGTATCGCCCTGCCTGACGGTGTGATACTTCATTGCCTTTACTTCTGCAACATGACCGAAAGTAGAAGCACAAATGGCCAAAGTTTCATCTTTAAGCGTAAAGTTTTCAAAATCAATTAGTAAAGTAGGATCAAAGGCCTGTCCCATAAAACGTGTTTCGAAATGAAGATGAGCACCTGTAGCCCTTCCGGTAGCCCCTCCCAACCCGATAAGCTGCCCTGATCTGACAAACTGCCCGTTATACACCAGCATTTTTGAAAGATGGGCATACATAGTTTCAATGCCGTTGTAGTGTGATACGATAACCAGATAGCCATAGCCCCTGTAATAGCGGGCAAACCTGACCATTCCGTCAAAAGCACAGTAAACACTGTCGCCCCATTTCAGGCCAATGTCCACTCCACTGTGAATACGGCCATTTCTGAACCCAAACGGGGAATTTACCTTTCCACAAACAGGCATAAAAAACCGGCAGCTATCATCAACCAGCTGAATCCAGGTGGTATCTTTTTTCTTTGTCAGGTCGATCCGGTAAGGATTGGGATGAAGAGAATCCCATATACAAATTAATAACTCATTATCAGACTGATATGAAACCGTATCAATGATAATTTTGAAAAAAGGAGAATCAATTTCAGCAGCACGCAAATTCCATCTGATACCCAACAGACATACTGCTATAGCAATGAAATATTTGAATCTCTCCGGCAAGCCTGAATATTTTAGACGGGCAAAAATATGACTTTCAGCTAAATATAAAAATTTCAACCCGAAAAAATAGAAAATTTTTCACTAACTCACTCATGATCAGTTTAAGAAAAAAAATTCAGGATTTAATGTTTGTTGGGATAATCATACCTCATTGATATTGAAAGAAAATGAAATCGAGGTGATGGGTGATGAGCTCAGTTCCCCGGATTTTTGTGTCTGCTGAAAACTGCCTGCTGCCTGATTTTCGTACAGAAGTATTGAAAAATTCAGCTGAATGGAAGTTAGGTCTGTTCTGCCTGATGACTCAATACACTGCATTTTAGTACTACTGGTCAATTCTGGCCACGCTTTTCACACCTTTCACCCTGCGAAGACGCTCTATCAGCTGATTCAATTGCTCTGTATGTTTTACCTGAAGTTTAAACAGCCCGGAAAACTCATTTTGCCTCGATTCTATATTTATGGAAGTGATATTCACCGAAAAGGTATTTGATACAATATTGGTCAGCCTGTTGGCCATTCCGATTTCATCCTCTCCTTTTATCATGATACTCACCTCAAAATAATTGTCTTTGATGTCAGAAGCCCAGCATGCTTCAATCCTGCGATATGGATAATTGGTAAGTAAAAATCTTGCATTCGGGCAGTCTTCATGGTGAATGGTGATACCTTTATCTATGGTGATAAAGCCGAAAATTCTATCTCCCGGAATGGGATGACAACATTTTCCAAACTGATACGAAACATTTTTCAAGGCAGGATCGACAATCAGAATATCCGTTTTTAAAGGCTGCTGCCGGAATTTTTCCTCTTTTACAACAGATTGCCTTGTTTCTTCTTCCCTGCTTTCCCCGCTCAGCAATGCTTTAATCTCCAGCATATCGATACTGCCATCTGCAATACCGGAATAGAGGTCTAAGGAATGAGGAAGTTTATAATGTTCAATTAAAGAACTGACAATCATTTCATTATATTCCAGTTTCCAGTTCTTCAGTTTCCTTTTCAGTATTTCCCTGCCCCTTTCAGCAAACTTATGTTGTTCTTCAGTCAGCCATCTTTTAATTTTGGTTTTGGCCTTTGAGGTAACGACAAAATTCAACCAGTCTTTGGTAGGCTTCTGGTTCCGAGAAGTCAGTATTTCAATTCTGTCGCCATTCTGAAGGATGTATTTGAGCGGTACAAGTTTATTATTGACCCTTGCGCCCGTACATCGCGAGCCAATTTCCGTATGTAACTCGAAGGCAAAATCAAGCACGGTGGCTCCTTTTTTAAGCTTTTTCAATTCAGATTTTGGCGTAAACACAAAGACATCTTCCGTCCTGACAGGCTTATTGATCCCGCTCAGGGCATCAATCAGGTTTTTCTCTGGCGATTCAAGTATTTCTCTTAAAGAATTCAGCCACTCTTCATAACTTTTATCCGTTCTGATACCCTTGTATTTCCAGTGAGCGGCAAGTCCTTTTTCAGCAATCATGTCCATCCGTGCACTGCGAATCTGTACTTCTACCCAGTGGTGGTCAGGCCCGAGAACTGTCGTATGCAGCGACTCATAACCACTTGATTTTGGTATTGTTATCCAGTCTCTTAATCTTGCGGGATTCGGCTCATAAATAGAGGTAACCAGCGAATAAGCCAGCCAACAGGCTTCTTTTTCCTTTTGTTTTTCTACCTGAAGAATAATTCTGACGGCAAAAAGGTCGAATACCTGCTCAAAATTCACATTCTGTACCTTCATTTTACGCCAGATACTGTGTATGGATTTAGTCCTCCATTTCAATTCAAACTTTAATCCGGCATTGCTCAAGGCCGTTTTTAACGGACTGCAGAACTGCTCGATGTATTCTGCTCTTTTAACAGTAGATTTTTCAAGTTTTGACAAAATACCATAGTAATCATCAGGATGTAAGACAGAAAATGCATTATCAAGCATCTCACGGTTGAGGGAATACAAACCCAGCTGATGTAATACGGCAGCATAAATATGATAACTGATTTGTGCAACAGACTGAACTTCAACACTATCATGATGTTCTTTTCGTAAAATTGCCAGAAATTCAGCTATTCTGACCAGTAAAATACGGATGTCGGACAACAAATTCAGGCTGAGCTTCAGATAATTATCGGGCTGGTTGATTAGTTTCAGGGTATCAATGTTCTCAATTTTTTCGGCTTCGTGCAGCCAGTCAATGACTTCGACTGGTAAAATTTGTTTGCAATCCGATGAAAAATCTTTGTTCTTAAAAAATGGATACCATAGCAAGGCCAGGCAGATTGCTTCGCTTTTCAGCCCCATTTCATTAAAAGCTATCCTTCCGGTCTCGGTGGCTATTTCGTATTCTTGTGGTATGATGAAGTTTTCTGAAGAAAAATAATGCTTTGACAACAACTCAAAAACCTGACGCAGTACTTTTTTACAGGAAGGTGAATCCAGGTTGCTTGTTTTCAGAAACCATTTATAATCAGCGGCAATAACAGACTGG includes:
- a CDS encoding bifunctional (p)ppGpp synthetase/guanosine-3',5'-bis(diphosphate) 3'-pyrophosphohydrolase, which codes for MYSQSVIAADYKWFLKTSNLDSPSCKKVLRQVFELLSKHYFSSENFIIPQEYEIATETGRIAFNEMGLKSEAICLALLWYPFFKNKDFSSDCKQILPVEVIDWLHEAEKIENIDTLKLINQPDNYLKLSLNLLSDIRILLVRIAEFLAILRKEHHDSVEVQSVAQISYHIYAAVLHQLGLYSLNREMLDNAFSVLHPDDYYGILSKLEKSTVKRAEYIEQFCSPLKTALSNAGLKFELKWRTKSIHSIWRKMKVQNVNFEQVFDLFAVRIILQVEKQKEKEACWLAYSLVTSIYEPNPARLRDWITIPKSSGYESLHTTVLGPDHHWVEVQIRSARMDMIAEKGLAAHWKYKGIRTDKSYEEWLNSLREILESPEKNLIDALSGINKPVRTEDVFVFTPKSELKKLKKGATVLDFAFELHTEIGSRCTGARVNNKLVPLKYILQNGDRIEILTSRNQKPTKDWLNFVVTSKAKTKIKRWLTEEQHKFAERGREILKRKLKNWKLEYNEMIVSSLIEHYKLPHSLDLYSGIADGSIDMLEIKALLSGESREEETRQSVVKEEKFRQQPLKTDILIVDPALKNVSYQFGKCCHPIPGDRIFGFITIDKGITIHHEDCPNARFLLTNYPYRRIEACWASDIKDNYFEVSIMIKGEDEIGMANRLTNIVSNTFSVNITSINIESRQNEFSGLFKLQVKHTEQLNQLIERLRRVKGVKSVARIDQ
- a CDS encoding peptidoglycan DD-metalloendopeptidase family protein, whose product is MPERFKYFIAIAVCLLGIRWNLRAAEIDSPFFKIIIDTVSYQSDNELLICIWDSLHPNPYRIDLTKKKDTTWIQLVDDSCRFFMPVCGKVNSPFGFRNGRIHSGVDIGLKWGDSVYCAFDGMVRFARYYRGYGYLVIVSHYNGIETMYAHLSKMLVYNGQFVRSGQLIGLGGATGRATGAHLHFETRFMGQAFDPTLLIDFENFTLKDETLAICASTFGHVAEVKAMKYHTVRQGDTLYKISRMYGVSIDTLCRLNGINRNTILKIGRKIRYQ